The following coding sequences lie in one Mesorhizobium sp. NZP2298 genomic window:
- a CDS encoding ABC transporter substrate-binding protein gives MFLWTDDVQSFDPAYIANTPSSYGVLNVYSRLLNYNGSQISEFVPSLSSEVPSLENGLIKQNADGSVSYTFPIRKGVHAHKVGIKGDDGKITWQYYDGLSDEQKAKIEPGYGEITAEDVRYSLLRAILMGQSWMSNAITEVVTASKYTDVAKWVEAEGKVSDIKDASPEALRKVYDELASQITVEGDNVTLKLPKSFPATLGVLALPFGASIVDKEWVASVGGWDGDGNTWKKYYRPELGDDPLFAQENGTGPFMLDEWDRTDRRITLKRFDNYFMGKASLERVVMRTVPEWTTRRLQLLSGDADFVTTPVEFLDELSKTDGVKVVDGLPKVFSRGLYFAWPLDDADNPAIGSGKLDGNGIPPDFFSDIDVRQGFNYAQNYDALIKQALLGKTVQARGPTVRGIMGYRADSPIYSYDPKKAAEHFKKAFGGKLWDTGFTFTAYVQEGTPQGTAALSALQQGLQRINPKFKMKIQSLPWASISDKLNNREKPASPLTYMGWGPDYSDPGGPLGAATYYLSPTGLVGGMLGQGYRDLMTEKFKPLLDQAWASSDPAVREPIYAKLQEMSYDYATTQFLWEDFGYIVTRSNIDGYVHNMILYGAWDFYPVTKKAD, from the coding sequence GTGTTTCTTTGGACTGACGATGTTCAGTCCTTTGATCCGGCCTACATTGCAAACACGCCGAGCTCCTACGGCGTGCTCAACGTCTACAGCCGCCTGTTGAATTACAACGGCTCCCAGATTTCCGAATTCGTGCCTTCCTTGTCGTCGGAAGTGCCGAGCCTCGAAAACGGCCTGATCAAGCAGAATGCGGACGGTTCGGTCAGCTACACCTTCCCGATCCGGAAGGGCGTCCACGCACACAAGGTCGGCATCAAGGGCGATGACGGCAAGATCACCTGGCAGTACTATGACGGGCTGAGCGACGAGCAGAAGGCCAAGATCGAGCCGGGCTATGGCGAGATCACCGCCGAAGACGTGCGTTACTCGCTGCTGCGCGCCATCCTGATGGGCCAGTCGTGGATGTCCAACGCCATCACCGAGGTGGTGACGGCGAGCAAGTACACCGACGTCGCCAAATGGGTCGAAGCCGAAGGCAAGGTGTCGGACATCAAGGATGCCAGCCCCGAAGCGCTGCGGAAGGTATATGACGAACTCGCGTCGCAGATCACCGTCGAGGGCGACAATGTCACGCTGAAGCTGCCGAAATCCTTCCCCGCCACGCTTGGCGTTCTGGCGCTGCCGTTCGGTGCCTCGATCGTCGACAAGGAATGGGTCGCCTCCGTCGGGGGGTGGGATGGCGACGGGAATACCTGGAAGAAGTACTACCGTCCCGAACTCGGCGACGATCCGCTGTTCGCCCAGGAAAACGGGACCGGTCCGTTCATGCTCGACGAATGGGATCGAACCGATCGCCGCATCACGCTGAAACGTTTCGACAATTACTTCATGGGCAAGGCCTCGCTCGAGCGCGTGGTCATGCGCACGGTTCCGGAATGGACCACGCGTCGCCTGCAGTTGCTCTCCGGCGATGCCGACTTCGTGACGACGCCCGTCGAGTTCCTGGACGAGCTCAGCAAGACGGACGGTGTCAAGGTCGTCGACGGCCTGCCCAAGGTGTTCAGCCGTGGCCTGTATTTCGCGTGGCCGCTGGATGATGCCGACAACCCCGCCATCGGCAGCGGCAAGCTGGACGGCAACGGCATTCCGCCGGACTTCTTCTCCGACATCGACGTTCGTCAGGGCTTCAACTACGCCCAAAACTACGATGCGCTGATAAAGCAGGCGCTGCTCGGCAAGACCGTGCAGGCGCGCGGTCCCACAGTGCGCGGCATCATGGGCTACCGCGCGGACTCGCCGATCTACAGCTACGATCCGAAAAAGGCCGCGGAGCACTTCAAGAAGGCCTTCGGCGGCAAGCTTTGGGATACCGGCTTCACCTTCACGGCCTATGTGCAGGAAGGAACGCCGCAAGGCACGGCCGCACTTTCCGCGCTCCAGCAGGGACTGCAGCGGATCAACCCGAAGTTCAAGATGAAGATCCAGTCGCTGCCCTGGGCCTCCATCTCGGACAAGCTCAACAATCGTGAAAAGCCCGCTTCGCCGCTCACCTACATGGGCTGGGGACCGGACTATTCCGACCCAGGTGGTCCGCTGGGTGCGGCGACCTACTATCTGTCCCCGACCGGTCTTGTCGGTGGCATGCTCGGCCAAGGCTACCGTGACCTGATGACGGAGAAGTTCAAGCCGCTTCTCGACCAGGCCTGGGCCTCGAGCGATCCTGCCGTGCGTGAGCCGATCTATGCCAAGCTGCAGGAGATGTCCTACGACTATGCCACCACGCAGTTCCTCTGGGAGGACTTCGGGTACATCGTCACCCGCAGCAACATCGACGGCTACGTGCACAACATGATCCTCTACGGCGCCTGGGATTTCTATCCCGTCACCAAGAAGGCCGACTAG
- a CDS encoding hydantoinase/oxoprolinase family protein: MFVACIDIGGTFTDLVLYREGADLEIHKSPTTPGMFERGFIDVLEVAARSHDMALADFLSKMNMIVHGTTVSTNALVEGKVAPTGLICNAGHPDILTLRESPRKRAFNIKIDFPPPYIHRSRTCEVRGRIDSMGNEVEGLNDDDVRAAARHLKACGVEAIAVCLLWSIVNSTHERRVREIIEEELPGIPVTLSHELNPIPREYRRTISTAINASLYPIVSEYVGNLTRALKKAGYDGELLIANCVGGMMPPEEIVARPIYSVMSGPTLAPIAATSLTDASNVIVVDMGGTTFDVSALRDRHLVVTPEATFGMEMLGIPKIDVRSVGAGGGSIAWVDAGGLLRVGPHSASAVPGPACYGRGGTEPTVTDANVVLGIIDPDYFLGGRIKLDRAKAEAAVGKIARQLKIGLMEAAYAIYTTTNHNMIGAIEDITVNEGIDPRDSYVVSGGGATACHIGDMARILGIKSFMVPRFAAGLSAYGGLISDIRWEETGTLNTTDRDFDLAGVNRLLASLKRRGGAFLKRSGLDAKWQRFEFAFQGRYLYQSWDIEVPFDLPEGKLAKGALAELVAAFHAQHERIYTIKDEADTVEFTTWKVRAIGDTGGKARRGSPLSPQRGKIRPKSSRNIYLDKGFREVPVYDASLIGAGAKLEGPAVLELPTTTILLLDNQKVRVDGQGNILVDLVRE; this comes from the coding sequence ATGTTCGTCGCCTGCATCGACATTGGGGGAACGTTCACCGACCTTGTGCTGTATCGCGAGGGCGCGGATCTCGAGATCCACAAATCGCCGACAACACCGGGAATGTTCGAGCGCGGTTTCATCGACGTGCTTGAGGTGGCGGCCAGGAGCCACGACATGGCACTGGCCGATTTCCTGTCCAAGATGAACATGATCGTGCACGGCACGACCGTCTCGACGAACGCGCTTGTCGAGGGCAAGGTCGCGCCAACCGGCCTCATATGCAACGCCGGTCATCCCGACATCCTTACGCTGCGCGAATCCCCGCGCAAGCGCGCTTTCAACATCAAGATCGATTTCCCCCCGCCCTATATCCATCGTAGCCGCACCTGCGAGGTTCGTGGTCGCATCGACTCGATGGGCAACGAGGTCGAAGGCCTCAACGACGACGACGTGCGCGCTGCCGCGCGCCATCTCAAGGCGTGCGGCGTCGAGGCGATTGCCGTGTGCCTGCTCTGGTCGATCGTCAATTCGACCCATGAGCGCCGCGTCCGCGAGATCATCGAGGAGGAGCTTCCGGGCATTCCCGTGACGCTCAGCCACGAGCTCAACCCGATCCCGCGCGAATATCGGCGCACCATATCGACAGCCATCAATGCTTCGCTCTATCCGATCGTCAGCGAATATGTCGGCAACCTCACGCGCGCTCTGAAGAAGGCCGGCTACGATGGCGAGCTCCTGATCGCCAACTGCGTCGGAGGCATGATGCCGCCGGAGGAGATCGTTGCGCGGCCGATCTACAGCGTGATGTCGGGCCCGACGCTGGCGCCGATCGCGGCGACCAGCCTTACGGACGCCAGCAACGTCATCGTCGTCGACATGGGAGGCACCACCTTCGACGTTTCGGCATTGCGCGACCGGCACCTCGTCGTCACTCCGGAGGCGACCTTCGGCATGGAGATGCTGGGCATACCGAAGATCGACGTCCGCTCGGTCGGTGCTGGTGGCGGCAGCATTGCCTGGGTCGATGCCGGCGGGCTGCTGCGTGTCGGCCCGCACAGTGCCAGCGCCGTGCCAGGGCCGGCCTGCTACGGCCGCGGCGGCACGGAGCCGACCGTGACCGATGCCAATGTCGTGCTCGGCATTATCGACCCCGACTATTTTCTCGGCGGTCGCATCAAGCTGGACCGCGCGAAGGCCGAGGCCGCGGTCGGCAAGATCGCAAGGCAATTGAAGATCGGCCTGATGGAAGCGGCTTACGCGATCTACACCACGACCAACCACAACATGATCGGCGCGATCGAGGATATCACCGTCAACGAGGGCATCGACCCGCGCGACAGCTATGTCGTCAGCGGCGGCGGGGCGACCGCCTGCCACATTGGCGACATGGCCCGCATCCTCGGCATCAAGAGTTTCATGGTGCCGCGCTTTGCGGCAGGGCTGAGCGCCTATGGCGGCCTGATTTCCGACATACGCTGGGAAGAGACCGGCACGCTGAACACCACCGACCGGGACTTCGACCTCGCCGGCGTCAACCGGCTGCTGGCATCGCTCAAGCGGCGGGGCGGGGCTTTCCTCAAGCGGTCCGGGCTCGATGCGAAATGGCAGCGCTTCGAATTCGCCTTTCAGGGTCGCTATCTCTATCAGTCCTGGGACATCGAGGTGCCGTTCGACCTGCCCGAAGGCAAGCTTGCCAAGGGCGCGCTCGCCGAACTGGTGGCTGCTTTCCATGCCCAGCACGAGCGTATCTACACGATCAAGGACGAGGCCGACACCGTGGAGTTCACCACCTGGAAGGTGCGTGCCATCGGCGATACTGGCGGCAAGGCGCGCCGCGGGTCGCCGCTGTCGCCCCAGCGAGGGAAAATCCGACCCAAGTCAAGCCGCAATATCTACCTCGACAAGGGTTTTCGCGAGGTCCCGGTCTACGACGCCAGCCTGATCGGCGCGGGCGCAAAACTGGAAGGCCCAGCCGTGCTCGAGCTGCCGACAACGACGATCCTGCTCCTGGACAACCAGAAAGTGCGGGTCGATGGGCAGGGCAATATTCTGGTCGATCTGGTACGGGAATAG
- a CDS encoding LysR substrate-binding domain-containing protein gives MRSTVELAWFEDFLEIAATRNFSTAAASRNISQPAFSRRIKALEAWVGAELIDRSTYPVHLTSAGNIFVPRCQEMLRDMYRLRTDCRNAAGASSRLLTFAALHTLAIYFFPRWISQPELPNAPVRSSMHTGDFLECVEHLSSGKCDFAITYDHPDGPPVLEGGPFESLQIGRDRLVLVSGVDQTGAPLFDVDVPEGTRIPYLAYSWSDGYLGKLISLIQSRWRRPLNLSIVYQSSLAEGLKQMAIAGQGVVWLPQICVQKSIAQGELIQIGGQQLSLEIEIRIFRRVGARSRDGEALWKYLSRTAEQTRGRNLVDPTLTMR, from the coding sequence ATGAGGTCGACTGTGGAGCTGGCGTGGTTTGAAGACTTCCTCGAGATCGCCGCGACGCGGAATTTCTCGACCGCCGCCGCGTCCCGGAATATCTCGCAGCCGGCCTTCAGCCGTCGCATCAAGGCGCTGGAGGCTTGGGTCGGCGCCGAACTTATCGACCGCAGTACATATCCGGTGCACCTAACCAGCGCGGGCAACATTTTCGTTCCGCGCTGCCAGGAAATGCTTCGCGACATGTACCGCCTGCGGACGGACTGCCGCAACGCCGCCGGCGCCAGCTCACGGCTTCTCACTTTCGCCGCGCTTCATACGCTGGCCATCTATTTTTTTCCGAGGTGGATCAGCCAGCCCGAACTGCCAAATGCGCCGGTCCGCAGCAGCATGCACACTGGCGACTTCCTGGAATGCGTCGAGCACCTGTCGTCCGGCAAATGCGATTTCGCCATCACTTACGATCACCCCGACGGTCCACCGGTCCTTGAGGGCGGACCCTTCGAATCGCTTCAAATCGGCAGGGATCGCCTCGTTCTGGTGTCTGGTGTCGACCAGACGGGAGCGCCGCTCTTCGATGTCGATGTGCCGGAGGGCACCAGGATTCCCTACCTCGCCTATTCCTGGAGCGACGGCTATCTCGGCAAGCTGATCTCGCTCATCCAGTCGCGCTGGCGGCGTCCTCTCAATCTCAGCATCGTCTACCAGTCCTCGCTTGCCGAAGGCCTGAAGCAGATGGCGATCGCCGGGCAAGGCGTGGTCTGGCTGCCGCAGATCTGTGTTCAGAAATCGATCGCCCAGGGTGAGCTCATCCAGATTGGCGGACAACAGCTGTCCCTGGAGATCGAGATCAGGATTTTCCGCCGTGTGGGCGCGCGCAGCCGGGACGGCGAAGCGCTGTGGAAATATCTCTCGCGAACCGCGGAGCAGACGCGCGGACGCAACCTGGTTGATCCGACACTGACCATGCGCTGA
- a CDS encoding ABC transporter ATP-binding protein produces the protein MSAAPLAADRKPLVEVRELVTRFDLRGGIFGGVAGRVHAVEGVSFDIFPGETLALVGESGCGKSTVARSIMQLDKPLSGAIRYDGKEMIGAGRATLAGFRREVQMVFQDPFSSLNPRMTIGQALTDPMRVHRIARGSELQKRAAGLLAKVHLPPEYLERYPHAFSGGQRQRICIARALALDPRLLIADEAVASLDVTIQAQVINLLMDLQRDMGIAILFISHDMAVVERIAHRVAVMYLGEIVEIGDRRSVFGNPQHPYTRKLLSAVPVADPARRPVGREPMSDEIPSAVRGVDFVPVRLPMNAVSPTHFVRETSPA, from the coding sequence ATGAGCGCCGCACCGCTCGCAGCGGACAGAAAGCCCTTGGTCGAAGTCCGCGAGCTTGTTACGCGTTTCGACCTGAGAGGCGGTATCTTCGGCGGCGTCGCCGGCCGGGTTCATGCGGTTGAGGGCGTTTCCTTCGATATTTTCCCGGGTGAGACCCTGGCGTTGGTGGGGGAATCGGGCTGCGGCAAGTCGACCGTGGCGCGCAGCATCATGCAATTGGACAAGCCCTTGTCCGGCGCCATTCGCTATGACGGCAAGGAGATGATCGGCGCAGGACGGGCAACCCTTGCGGGCTTCCGGCGCGAGGTGCAGATGGTCTTCCAGGACCCGTTCTCCTCGCTCAATCCGCGGATGACGATCGGGCAGGCCCTGACCGACCCGATGCGCGTCCACCGCATCGCGCGCGGCAGTGAGTTGCAGAAACGGGCGGCGGGCCTGCTGGCAAAAGTGCATCTGCCGCCGGAATATCTCGAACGCTACCCTCATGCCTTCTCGGGCGGCCAACGGCAGCGCATCTGCATCGCCAGGGCTTTGGCCCTCGATCCCCGCCTCCTCATCGCGGATGAAGCGGTCGCCTCGCTCGACGTTACGATCCAGGCCCAGGTCATCAACCTGTTGATGGACCTGCAGCGCGACATGGGCATCGCCATTCTGTTCATCAGCCATGACATGGCCGTGGTCGAGCGCATCGCGCATCGCGTTGCCGTCATGTATCTGGGTGAGATCGTGGAGATCGGCGACCGCCGATCGGTCTTCGGCAATCCTCAACACCCTTATACGCGCAAGCTGCTTTCGGCGGTTCCCGTAGCGGATCCGGCGCGACGACCGGTTGGACGCGAACCGATGTCGGATGAGATTCCCAGCGCGGTACGCGGCGTTGACTTTGTCCCGGTCCGCCTACCGATGAATGCCGTTTCGCCTACCCATTTCGTGCGCGAGACATCACCGGCCTGA
- a CDS encoding ABC transporter permease, giving the protein MLPVVLFALSLMLFALQMSLSPTQRLAAYAPSPDFLKGGQDSIRRMIEQYGLNDPFYIQYGRWIGNILSGNLGWSETARQPVAHALASLLPATLELVLLAFIPGFLLAIYLGSRAGIHLNRWPDHVIRIFTILGWSFPVYVFGLLMLLIFYSALDWFPPGRLSQWAQAAVTSPGFTRYTGANTIDALLNGNLAIFWDSLRHLAAPVITLTYVNLANMTRVMRTSMLETLRQDYVRTARAKGMPRRVVELHHARRNALLPVTTIAGMELAAMMGGVVITETIFDYAGLGQFAAKTAANLDFPAVLGFGLYFAVVLVVLNLAVDMIYPLLDPRVKTR; this is encoded by the coding sequence ATGTTGCCCGTCGTTCTCTTCGCCCTGTCGCTGATGCTTTTCGCGCTGCAGATGTCGCTGTCGCCGACACAGCGCCTGGCGGCGTACGCGCCGTCCCCGGATTTCCTCAAGGGCGGCCAGGACAGCATTCGCAGGATGATCGAGCAGTATGGGCTGAACGATCCCTTCTACATTCAATACGGACGCTGGATCGGCAATATCCTGAGCGGCAACCTGGGCTGGTCCGAGACCGCGCGCCAGCCTGTCGCTCACGCGCTGGCTTCCCTGCTGCCCGCGACGCTGGAACTGGTCCTGCTGGCGTTCATTCCCGGCTTTCTGCTCGCCATCTACCTGGGCTCGCGGGCCGGCATCCATCTCAACCGTTGGCCGGACCATGTGATCCGCATCTTCACCATCCTGGGCTGGTCATTCCCGGTCTATGTCTTCGGACTGCTGATGCTGCTGATCTTCTACTCCGCGCTTGACTGGTTCCCGCCCGGGCGCCTCAGCCAGTGGGCCCAGGCTGCCGTCACCTCGCCCGGCTTCACCCGCTACACCGGCGCGAACACGATCGACGCGCTGCTCAACGGCAATCTGGCCATTTTCTGGGATTCGCTCAGGCATCTCGCTGCCCCCGTCATCACCCTGACCTACGTCAATCTTGCCAACATGACGCGTGTCATGCGCACGTCGATGCTGGAGACGCTGCGCCAGGACTATGTCCGCACGGCACGCGCAAAGGGCATGCCCCGGCGTGTGGTGGAACTGCATCACGCCAGGCGCAACGCGCTGCTTCCGGTCACGACGATCGCCGGAATGGAACTCGCCGCCATGATGGGTGGCGTCGTCATCACCGAAACCATCTTCGACTATGCGGGCCTCGGCCAGTTCGCGGCCAAGACGGCCGCCAACCTGGATTTTCCGGCCGTGCTGGGCTTCGGGCTCTACTTCGCGGTCGTTCTCGTGGTGCTGAACCTGGCCGTCGACATGATCTATCCGCTGCTCGATCCGAGGGTAAAGACGCGATGA
- a CDS encoding ABC transporter ATP-binding protein translates to MTVKSAATASLPDDVILSVENLEVCFGSTATKAVRAVQGVSFQIKRGETVALVGESGSGKSVTAMTVMRLTEYDGARITGGRILMRLKDGGVADLAKLSEKRMEGLRGFEFSIVFQDPMSSLNPVFTVGDQIAEVVTRHQGKSPREARDIALNVLKLVRVPDAALRLDQYPHQLSGGMRQRVMIAIALACRPSLMILDEPTTALDVTIQAQILDLVRALQRDIGMSVLFITHDMGVVAEIADRVCVMLKGEIVESGSVHQILVDPRHRYTRALISAVPRLGSMTDKDGPEKFPLVIYNAEVSQPEVSA, encoded by the coding sequence TTGACCGTCAAGTCCGCCGCCACCGCGAGCCTTCCCGACGATGTGATCCTGTCAGTCGAGAACCTTGAAGTCTGCTTCGGGTCGACGGCGACAAAAGCGGTGCGGGCTGTTCAGGGCGTATCGTTCCAGATCAAGCGCGGCGAGACGGTGGCATTGGTGGGCGAGTCGGGTTCGGGCAAATCGGTCACGGCCATGACCGTAATGCGCCTGACAGAATATGACGGCGCCAGGATCACGGGCGGCCGCATCCTGATGAGGCTCAAGGACGGCGGTGTAGCCGACCTGGCAAAGCTTTCCGAAAAGCGTATGGAGGGGCTCCGTGGCTTTGAGTTCTCGATCGTGTTCCAGGACCCGATGTCGAGCCTCAATCCGGTGTTCACCGTCGGCGACCAGATTGCGGAGGTGGTCACGAGACACCAGGGCAAGTCGCCGCGCGAGGCGCGCGACATCGCGCTGAATGTTCTCAAGCTTGTGCGCGTGCCGGACGCTGCTCTCAGGCTCGACCAATACCCGCACCAATTGTCCGGCGGCATGCGCCAGCGCGTCATGATCGCCATTGCCTTGGCCTGCCGCCCTTCCTTGATGATCCTCGATGAGCCGACCACCGCGCTCGACGTCACCATCCAGGCGCAGATTCTGGACCTTGTCCGGGCACTGCAGCGCGATATCGGCATGTCCGTTCTTTTCATCACCCATGACATGGGTGTGGTCGCGGAAATCGCCGATCGCGTCTGTGTCATGCTGAAGGGCGAGATCGTGGAATCAGGCTCGGTGCACCAGATCCTCGTAGACCCCCGACACCGCTACACACGCGCGCTGATCTCGGCGGTGCCGAGGCTGGGCAGCATGACCGACAAGGATGGGCCTGAGAAATTCCCGCTGGTCATATACAATGCCGAAGTCTCGCAGCCGGAGGTCTCGGCATGA
- a CDS encoding branched-chain amino acid ABC transporter permease, which translates to MNNDTALRPLQTAAILILLLLTVALIATATPSAMQRTIVEAMIKLVVVVGLFIFVGNSGVFSFGHVAFMAIGGYMSAILTLSPARKSVLLDLPGSIEALQLPWPVALVIVVLAVGLIALLVAWPLCRLRGIALPMATFAMLVITFVVASNWQQVTGGRQALVGLPRYTGLWVAFGGASVAIIVAAVYGTTRHSLMLRCSRESEVAAAATGIDLERERLIAFVLSAMVVALGGVLFSHFIGTITANTFYLDLTFVTLTMLVVGGMRSLTGAFVGVAFISTISELFRSIERGVSIGGHVLSAPPGLQEIALAVILLAILITRPAGLLGDREISWPQRSRHPNTTKQQE; encoded by the coding sequence ATGAACAATGATACCGCGCTTCGTCCGCTGCAGACGGCGGCCATCCTGATCCTGCTCCTGCTGACGGTGGCACTGATCGCGACGGCCACGCCGTCGGCCATGCAGCGCACCATCGTCGAGGCGATGATCAAGCTTGTCGTCGTGGTCGGCCTGTTCATCTTCGTCGGCAATTCCGGCGTCTTCTCCTTCGGCCACGTCGCCTTCATGGCGATTGGCGGCTACATGTCCGCCATTCTCACCTTGTCGCCGGCGCGCAAATCCGTCCTGCTCGACCTGCCGGGCAGCATCGAGGCGCTGCAACTGCCCTGGCCGGTCGCGCTGGTGATCGTCGTGCTCGCCGTCGGCCTGATCGCCCTGCTGGTCGCCTGGCCACTCTGCCGGTTGCGCGGCATCGCGCTGCCCATGGCGACCTTCGCCATGCTGGTCATCACCTTCGTCGTCGCATCGAACTGGCAGCAGGTGACCGGCGGACGCCAGGCACTCGTCGGGCTTCCCCGCTACACTGGCCTGTGGGTGGCTTTCGGCGGCGCCTCGGTCGCGATCATCGTTGCGGCGGTCTATGGTACGACACGCCACAGCCTGATGCTGCGCTGCTCGCGTGAAAGCGAGGTCGCCGCGGCCGCCACCGGCATCGACCTCGAGCGCGAGAGGCTTATCGCCTTTGTCCTCAGTGCCATGGTGGTGGCCCTGGGCGGCGTGCTGTTCAGCCACTTCATCGGCACCATCACCGCCAACACCTTCTATCTCGACCTCACCTTCGTCACGCTGACGATGCTGGTGGTCGGCGGCATGCGCAGCCTGACCGGCGCTTTTGTAGGCGTGGCCTTCATCTCGACCATCTCGGAACTGTTCCGATCCATCGAACGCGGCGTGTCCATCGGCGGGCATGTCCTGTCGGCGCCCCCCGGACTACAGGAAATTGCGCTCGCGGTGATCCTGCTCGCCATCCTGATCACCCGGCCGGCCGGCTTGCTTGGCGATCGCGAAATAAGTTGGCCGCAACGGTCACGGCACCCGAACACGACAAAGCAACAGGAATAG
- a CDS encoding ABC transporter permease, with product MRALGYLKRNPISLVGVLLLLAFVLIAIFAPVLAPPQEFQMSVYDTPRAGFLATPQPPSPEAIFGTTEGQYDIYYAVIWGTRTAFKIGLGVVAISVLIGTIIGSLAAFYGGIVDEVLMRIVDVFMAVPFLIAAMVLTALLGKGLGPITVALTTFGWMGYARVVRSEILRIREMDFVNAARSYGAGDFRLIVFHILPNAFFPVLVLATMATGSMVLTASALSFLGVGTEEGYADWGQFIAYARNWIVGQPGNPFQYWYTLAFPGAAIFLFVLAWNLVGDALRDILDPRHTN from the coding sequence ATGAGAGCGCTTGGCTATCTGAAGCGTAATCCGATCTCGCTGGTTGGTGTGCTGCTGTTGCTGGCATTCGTGCTGATCGCGATTTTCGCGCCGGTGCTTGCACCGCCGCAGGAATTCCAGATGTCGGTATACGACACGCCGAGAGCGGGTTTCCTGGCGACGCCGCAACCGCCGTCGCCCGAGGCGATCTTCGGAACAACCGAGGGCCAGTACGACATTTACTACGCCGTGATCTGGGGCACCCGCACGGCATTCAAGATCGGCCTCGGCGTCGTCGCCATCTCCGTGCTGATCGGCACGATCATCGGATCGCTCGCGGCCTTTTACGGCGGCATCGTGGACGAAGTGCTGATGCGTATCGTCGACGTCTTCATGGCGGTTCCCTTCCTCATCGCCGCCATGGTCCTGACCGCCCTGCTCGGCAAGGGACTCGGGCCGATAACCGTCGCGCTGACGACTTTCGGATGGATGGGTTATGCGCGTGTGGTGCGCAGTGAAATCCTGCGGATCCGCGAGATGGATTTCGTGAATGCGGCGAGAAGCTACGGCGCCGGCGATTTCAGGCTGATCGTATTCCACATCCTTCCCAACGCGTTCTTCCCTGTGCTGGTTCTGGCTACCATGGCGACGGGTTCGATGGTGCTCACTGCGTCCGCCCTGAGCTTCCTCGGAGTGGGCACGGAGGAAGGCTACGCCGATTGGGGGCAGTTCATCGCCTATGCGCGCAACTGGATCGTCGGCCAGCCCGGCAATCCGTTCCAGTACTGGTACACGCTCGCCTTCCCCGGAGCCGCGATCTTCCTGTTCGTGCTGGCGTGGAACCTCGTCGGCGACGCCTTGCGCGACATTCTCGATCCCCGCCATACAAACTGA